Proteins encoded in a region of the Mycobacterium branderi genome:
- a CDS encoding potassium-transporting ATPase subunit C, giving the protein MTFANLVRQHWAALRALLVFTVLLGAGYPLLIWAVAQLPGLHDKAQGSIVRVDGKPVGSSLIGQLFTDAAGRPLPQYLQSRPSAAGDGYDPPASGAGNLGPESIVDDPDKPSLLTQVCSRSKAVGEREGVDGSRPFCTAGGVGAVLSVIGPRDARGNVVHPTRVVSVNEPCSSTAQTFLTSYDGVRVECARSGEDYSFGQLVPIRGAAPGSPRVPPDAVTASGSGLDPDISEAYADIQVARIAHARHVSADAVREVVRANCRGRDLGFFGEPRVNVLAVNLQLDHKYPVIR; this is encoded by the coding sequence ATGACCTTCGCGAATTTGGTTCGCCAGCACTGGGCCGCGTTGCGGGCGCTGCTCGTCTTCACCGTGCTCCTCGGCGCCGGTTACCCGCTGCTCATCTGGGCGGTGGCGCAACTGCCCGGCCTGCACGACAAGGCGCAAGGGTCGATCGTTCGGGTCGACGGCAAACCGGTCGGCAGCAGCCTGATCGGCCAGTTGTTCACCGACGCCGCCGGCCGTCCGCTGCCGCAATACCTCCAGAGCAGACCGTCGGCGGCCGGCGACGGTTATGACCCCCCGGCCAGCGGCGCCGGCAACCTCGGGCCGGAAAGCATCGTCGACGATCCGGACAAACCCAGCCTGCTCACCCAGGTGTGTTCGCGCAGCAAGGCCGTCGGGGAGCGCGAGGGTGTGGACGGGTCGCGCCCGTTCTGCACCGCGGGCGGCGTCGGCGCCGTGCTGTCGGTGATCGGTCCCCGCGACGCACGCGGCAACGTCGTCCACCCCACGCGGGTTGTCAGCGTCAACGAGCCATGCTCGAGCACGGCCCAGACCTTCCTGACCAGCTACGACGGGGTTCGGGTGGAGTGCGCGCGGTCCGGCGAGGACTACTCGTTCGGCCAGCTAGTGCCGATCCGCGGGGCCGCACCGGGTAGCCCGCGGGTGCCGCCCGACGCCGTCACCGCAAGCGGCAGCGGGCTGGACCCCGACATCTCCGAGGCCTACGCCGACATCCAGGTGGCCCGGATCGCCCATGCGCGCCACGTCAGTGCCGATGCGGTCCGAGAGGTCGTGCGGGCGAACTGCCGTGGCCGCGACCTCGGGTTCTTCGGTGAACCTCGCGTCAACGTGCTGGCTGTCAACCTGCAACTCGACCACAAGTATCCGGTCATCCGATGA
- the kdpB gene encoding potassium-transporting ATPase subunit KdpB: MVSPAMDFARTPHAAAERVQGGLLDPKMVGKSLPGALKKLDPRTLWRNPVMFIVEIGAAWSTVLAIGDPSWFGWLIVFWLWLTVLFANLAEAVAEGRGKAQADALRKSKADTVARRLRDWTPGSPGVEEKVPAPLLQQGDIVVVEAGQTIPGDGDVVEGIASVDESAITGESAPVIRESGGDRSAVTGGTTVLSDRIVVRITQKPGQSFVDRMIALVEGANRQKTPNELALNILLAALTIIFVFAVATLQPLAIYSKAGNPGVPDTQALDTNGVTGIVLVALLVCLIPTTIGALLSAIGIAGMDRLVQRNVLAMSGRAVEAAGDVNTLLLDKTGTITLGNREAAEFIPVSGVSERELADAAQLSSLADETPEGRSVVVYAKEAYGLRARTPGELANASWVEFTAVTRMSGVDIAGRQLRKGAANSVAEWIRLNGGTPPAILGEIVDGIAAAGGTPLVVGQVSNGAAGTKAQVLGVIYLKDVVKHGMRERFDAMRRMGIRTVMITGDNPLTAKAIAEEAGVDDFLAEATPEDKMVLIKREQEGGRLVAMTGDGTNDAPALAQADVGVAMNTGTTAAKEAGNMVDLDSDPTKLIEIVEIGKQLLITRGALTTFSIANDIAKYFAIIPAMFVAIFPGLDLVNVMRLHSPESAILSAVIFNAIIIAALIPLALRGVRYTPSSAAKLLSRNLYVYGLGGIVSPFIGIKLIDLIVQLLPGMG, from the coding sequence ATGGTCTCGCCTGCAATGGATTTCGCCAGGACACCGCATGCAGCGGCGGAGCGGGTCCAGGGCGGCCTGCTCGACCCCAAGATGGTGGGCAAGTCGCTGCCCGGGGCGCTGAAAAAACTCGATCCCCGCACGCTGTGGCGCAACCCGGTGATGTTCATCGTCGAAATCGGGGCCGCGTGGTCCACCGTGCTCGCGATCGGCGATCCGAGTTGGTTCGGCTGGCTGATCGTGTTCTGGCTGTGGCTCACGGTGCTCTTCGCGAATCTGGCCGAGGCCGTCGCCGAGGGGCGCGGCAAGGCCCAGGCCGACGCCTTGCGCAAGTCGAAAGCCGACACCGTCGCGCGGCGCCTTCGGGATTGGACCCCGGGCTCGCCCGGCGTCGAGGAGAAGGTGCCGGCACCTCTGCTGCAACAAGGCGACATCGTGGTGGTCGAGGCCGGCCAGACCATCCCCGGCGACGGTGACGTCGTGGAAGGCATTGCGTCCGTGGACGAATCGGCCATCACCGGTGAGTCGGCGCCGGTGATCCGGGAGTCCGGCGGCGACCGCTCTGCAGTGACCGGCGGCACCACCGTCCTCTCGGATCGCATCGTCGTCAGGATCACGCAAAAGCCCGGCCAAAGCTTCGTGGACCGGATGATCGCACTGGTCGAGGGCGCCAACCGGCAGAAGACACCGAACGAACTCGCGCTGAACATCCTGCTGGCGGCGCTGACGATCATCTTCGTGTTCGCGGTGGCCACACTGCAGCCGCTGGCGATCTACTCCAAGGCAGGCAACCCCGGTGTGCCCGACACCCAGGCGCTGGACACCAACGGGGTCACCGGCATCGTGCTGGTGGCGTTGCTGGTCTGCCTGATCCCCACCACCATCGGCGCGCTGCTGTCGGCTATCGGGATCGCCGGCATGGACCGGCTTGTGCAGCGCAACGTATTAGCCATGTCCGGGCGTGCGGTCGAGGCCGCCGGCGACGTCAACACCCTGCTGCTGGACAAGACCGGAACGATCACGCTCGGCAATCGCGAAGCGGCAGAGTTCATTCCGGTCAGCGGAGTGAGCGAGCGGGAGCTTGCGGACGCCGCTCAGCTGTCCAGCCTCGCCGACGAAACACCCGAGGGCCGCTCCGTCGTCGTCTACGCCAAAGAGGCTTACGGATTGCGCGCGCGGACGCCCGGCGAACTGGCCAACGCGTCCTGGGTGGAGTTCACTGCGGTGACCCGGATGTCCGGGGTGGACATCGCGGGACGGCAACTGCGCAAGGGCGCGGCGAACTCCGTCGCGGAGTGGATCCGGCTCAACGGCGGGACGCCTCCGGCCATCCTCGGCGAGATCGTCGACGGCATCGCCGCAGCCGGCGGCACCCCGTTGGTGGTGGGCCAGGTATCCAACGGCGCCGCCGGCACGAAAGCCCAAGTGCTGGGCGTCATCTACCTCAAGGACGTGGTCAAGCACGGCATGCGTGAGCGCTTCGACGCGATGCGCCGGATGGGCATCCGCACGGTGATGATCACCGGCGATAACCCGTTGACCGCCAAGGCGATTGCCGAGGAAGCCGGCGTCGACGACTTCCTGGCCGAGGCCACTCCCGAAGACAAGATGGTGCTGATCAAACGCGAGCAGGAAGGCGGCCGGCTGGTCGCGATGACCGGAGACGGCACCAACGACGCGCCGGCGCTGGCCCAGGCCGACGTCGGGGTGGCGATGAACACCGGAACCACCGCGGCCAAGGAAGCCGGCAACATGGTGGATCTGGACTCCGATCCCACCAAGCTCATCGAGATCGTCGAGATCGGCAAGCAACTGTTGATCACCCGCGGCGCGCTCACGACATTCTCGATCGCCAACGACATCGCCAAGTATTTCGCGATCATCCCGGCGATGTTCGTCGCGATCTTCCCGGGGCTGGACCTGGTCAACGTGATGCGGTTGCACAGCCCCGAGTCGGCGATCCTGTCGGCGGTCATCTTCAACGCGATCATCATCGCCGCGCTGATTCCGTTGGCGCTGCGCGGTGTTCGCTACACGCCGAGCAGCGCCGCGAAGTTGCTCAGCCGCAACCTCTACGTCTACGGGCTGGGCGGGATCGTCAGCCCGTTCATCGGGATCAAACTCATCGACCTGATCGTTCAACTGCTCCCGGGGATGGGCTGA
- the kdpA gene encoding potassium-transporting ATPase subunit KdpA encodes MSTTTAGLLFLALLVLALVLVHVPLGDYMFRVYSAEKHWRVERFIYRLIGANPRSEQSWPGYARSVLAFSAVSIVFLFALQLIQGKLPLHLHDPATPMTPALAWNTAVSFVTNTNWQAYSGESTQGHLVQMAGLAVQNFVSAAVGMAVAVAFVRGFVRTRTGELGNFWVDLVRGTLRILLPIAILGAVVLVAGGVIQNFHLHDQVVTTLAGSQQTIPGGPVASQEAIKLLGTNGGGFYNATSAHPFENPTTWTNWVEIFLLVVISFSLPRTFGRMVGNTKQGYAIAAVMGVIAAISVTVTMLVQLQHHGTVPTAAGAASEGVEQRFGVADSAIFADATTLTSTGAVDSAHDSYTSLGGMMTMFNMQLGEVAPGGTGSGLYGILVLAVITVFVAGLMVGRTPEYLGKKVTPREIKFAASYFLVTPLIVLLGTAVAMALPPERAGMANTGPHGLSEVLYAFTSAANNNGSAFAGLSANTTWYNTALGLAMAFGRFLPMILLLALAGSLARQGMTPESAGTLPTHKPQFVGLVVGVTLILVALTFLPALALGPLAEGIH; translated from the coding sequence ATGAGCACCACCACAGCCGGGCTGCTGTTCCTTGCGCTTCTGGTGCTGGCGCTGGTGCTCGTCCATGTGCCGCTGGGCGACTACATGTTCCGGGTCTACAGCGCGGAAAAGCATTGGCGCGTCGAACGATTCATCTACCGTCTGATCGGCGCCAACCCGCGCTCCGAGCAGTCCTGGCCAGGGTATGCACGCAGCGTCCTCGCGTTCTCCGCTGTCAGCATCGTGTTCCTGTTCGCCCTGCAGCTAATCCAGGGCAAGCTGCCGCTGCACCTGCACGATCCGGCGACCCCGATGACTCCGGCGCTGGCCTGGAACACCGCGGTCAGCTTCGTCACCAACACGAATTGGCAGGCCTACTCCGGCGAGTCGACCCAGGGACATCTGGTGCAGATGGCCGGTTTGGCGGTGCAGAACTTCGTGTCCGCGGCGGTCGGGATGGCGGTCGCGGTCGCATTCGTCCGCGGATTCGTCCGCACCCGCACCGGTGAACTCGGCAACTTCTGGGTGGACCTGGTCCGCGGCACGCTGCGCATACTGCTTCCGATCGCCATCCTCGGCGCGGTGGTGCTGGTCGCAGGCGGCGTCATCCAGAATTTCCACCTGCACGACCAAGTGGTCACCACGCTGGCCGGCTCACAGCAGACCATTCCCGGCGGCCCGGTCGCGAGCCAGGAAGCGATCAAGCTGCTGGGCACCAACGGCGGCGGCTTCTACAACGCCACCTCCGCGCACCCGTTCGAGAACCCGACCACGTGGACCAACTGGGTGGAGATCTTCCTGCTGGTGGTAATCAGCTTTTCGCTGCCGCGCACCTTCGGCCGCATGGTCGGCAACACAAAGCAGGGCTATGCGATAGCCGCGGTGATGGGGGTAATCGCCGCCATCAGCGTCACCGTGACGATGCTGGTTCAGTTGCAGCACCACGGAACCGTGCCCACCGCGGCGGGCGCCGCGTCGGAGGGTGTCGAGCAGCGGTTCGGCGTCGCCGACTCCGCGATCTTCGCCGACGCCACGACGTTGACGTCAACCGGCGCCGTCGATTCCGCGCACGACTCCTACACCAGCCTCGGCGGCATGATGACGATGTTCAACATGCAGCTCGGGGAGGTCGCACCCGGCGGCACCGGATCGGGCCTCTACGGCATCCTCGTCCTCGCCGTGATCACCGTGTTCGTGGCGGGGCTGATGGTCGGCCGCACCCCCGAATACCTCGGCAAGAAGGTCACCCCGCGTGAGATCAAGTTCGCGGCAAGCTACTTCTTGGTGACCCCGCTGATCGTGCTGCTCGGCACCGCGGTCGCGATGGCGCTACCGCCGGAGCGCGCAGGGATGGCCAACACCGGACCACACGGCCTGTCCGAGGTGTTGTATGCATTCACCTCGGCGGCCAACAACAACGGCTCCGCCTTCGCCGGGCTTTCGGCCAATACGACCTGGTATAACACGGCTTTGGGACTGGCCATGGCCTTCGGCAGGTTCCTGCCGATGATCCTGCTGCTTGCGCTGGCCGGCTCACTGGCCCGGCAGGGTATGACGCCGGAATCGGCCGGCACGCTGCCCACCCACAAGCCTCAATTCGTCGGCCTGGTGGTGGGAGTGACCCTCATTCTGGTTGCCCTCACCTTCCTGCCTGCGCTGGCGCTGGGGCCGCTCGCCGAAGGGATCCACTGA
- a CDS encoding potassium-transporting ATPase subunit F — protein MNLANAIGLALAVIIALLLVAALLFPERF, from the coding sequence GTGAACCTCGCCAACGCCATCGGCCTTGCACTGGCCGTCATCATCGCGCTGTTACTGGTTGCGGCCCTGCTCTTTCCGGAACGTTTCTGA
- a CDS encoding CBS domain-containing protein yields the protein MRAQDMAEDFPVLTTDSAALEAVRMLAEQRLPGVLVVDASGSPYAVLPASQVVRFIVPGYVQDDPLLSGVLEESMADHVAERLEGKTVGDMLPAHLSDVPPANFDDTIIEVAAVMARLRSPLVPVTKGGKLLGVITASRLLAAVLKS from the coding sequence ATGCGTGCCCAGGACATGGCCGAGGACTTCCCGGTTTTGACCACCGACTCCGCCGCACTCGAGGCGGTGCGCATGCTCGCTGAGCAACGCCTACCCGGCGTTTTGGTTGTTGACGCATCCGGCAGCCCGTACGCGGTGCTGCCGGCGTCGCAAGTGGTCCGTTTTATCGTGCCGGGTTACGTGCAGGACGACCCGCTGTTGTCGGGCGTACTCGAGGAATCGATGGCCGACCACGTCGCAGAGAGGTTGGAGGGCAAGACGGTCGGCGACATGCTGCCCGCGCACCTTTCCGACGTGCCGCCGGCCAACTTCGACGACACCATCATCGAGGTAGCCGCGGTAATGGCGCGGCTGCGAAGTCCGTTGGTCCCGGTCACCAAGGGTGGCAAATTGCTGGGTGTGATCACCGCATCACGCCTGCTGGCCGCGGTGCTCAAGTCTTGA
- a CDS encoding ArsB/NhaD family transporter — translation MNLYAVIATAIFVIAYALIASDRVNKTLVALGGAVFVVILPVINSDEVFFSRATGIDWDVIFLLLGMMIIVSVVRQTGVFEYVAIWAAKRANGSPLRIMILLMGVTAVASALLDNVTTVLLIAPVTLLVCDRLQISPAPFLMAEAFSANIGGTATLVGDPPNIIIADRGGVSFNDFLIHLAPIVVILMVVLAALLPRLFPGAFTVDGERVADVMALDEREAIHDQQLLIKCGAVLVAVFAGFVAHKAIHMEPSLVAMVGAGVLIVISGLTREFYLQSVEWETLLFFSGLFVMVGALVRTGVIGQLAKLAGQATGGNALVTTMLVLVVSFVASGFVNNVPYAATMTPIVAELMSSVHPHLNSAVLWWALALGTDLGGNLTAVGASANVVVIGIAQRAGSPISFWEFTRKGVVVSAVSLVLCAGYLSLRYFAWA, via the coding sequence GTGAACCTCTATGCGGTTATCGCAACCGCGATCTTCGTCATCGCCTACGCGTTGATCGCCAGCGACCGCGTCAACAAGACACTGGTAGCGCTCGGCGGCGCGGTCTTCGTCGTCATCTTGCCGGTGATCAACTCCGACGAGGTGTTCTTCTCGCGGGCGACCGGGATCGATTGGGACGTCATCTTTTTGCTGCTGGGCATGATGATCATTGTCAGCGTGGTACGCCAAACCGGCGTGTTCGAATACGTGGCGATCTGGGCGGCCAAGCGCGCCAACGGCTCACCGCTGCGCATCATGATCTTGCTGATGGGCGTCACCGCTGTTGCATCGGCCCTGCTGGACAACGTCACTACGGTGCTGTTGATCGCTCCGGTTACCCTGCTGGTGTGCGACCGTCTCCAGATCAGCCCGGCGCCATTCCTTATGGCCGAGGCGTTTTCGGCTAACATCGGTGGCACCGCCACGTTGGTCGGCGATCCGCCCAACATCATCATTGCGGACCGCGGCGGCGTGAGCTTCAACGACTTCCTGATTCACTTGGCACCGATCGTCGTCATCCTGATGGTCGTCCTCGCCGCGCTGCTCCCGCGCTTGTTCCCGGGCGCATTCACGGTCGACGGCGAACGGGTCGCCGATGTGATGGCATTGGACGAACGCGAAGCGATCCATGATCAACAGTTGCTGATCAAATGCGGGGCTGTGCTGGTGGCGGTGTTCGCCGGGTTCGTCGCGCATAAGGCAATTCACATGGAACCATCGCTGGTGGCGATGGTGGGCGCCGGTGTCCTCATCGTAATCTCCGGTCTGACAAGGGAATTCTATCTGCAGAGCGTGGAATGGGAGACGCTGCTGTTCTTCTCCGGGCTTTTCGTCATGGTCGGTGCGCTGGTGAGAACCGGGGTTATCGGGCAGTTGGCCAAGTTGGCGGGCCAAGCGACCGGTGGCAATGCGTTGGTGACGACGATGCTGGTCCTGGTGGTGTCCTTCGTCGCAAGCGGCTTCGTCAACAACGTGCCGTATGCCGCGACGATGACACCGATCGTCGCCGAGCTGATGTCATCCGTTCATCCACATCTCAACTCCGCGGTGCTGTGGTGGGCCTTGGCCTTGGGCACCGACCTCGGCGGCAACCTAACCGCCGTCGGAGCAAGCGCGAACGTCGTCGTCATCGGAATCGCCCAGCGCGCCGGCAGTCCCATCTCCTTTTGGGAGTTCACCCGCAAGGGTGTGGTGGTCAGCGCCGTCTCGCTGGTGCTGTGCGCCGGGTACCTTTCGCTACGCTATTTCGCCTGGGCTTGA